A genomic window from Silene latifolia isolate original U9 population chromosome Y, ASM4854445v1, whole genome shotgun sequence includes:
- the LOC141631352 gene encoding uncharacterized protein LOC141631352, which yields MLQYDLQFEPRTAIKSQALADFVSDFCPATRGEAEEGMLTIMGSQDSEIWTLYIDGASNARGAGVGLVLRSPKGDLIVQAIRCEFKATNNEAEYEAFILGMQMASGLKVRNLRVYSDSLLVVNHINYEYVARDSKMIAYLKIATEKKSKFRTFKITQVPRDQNVEADALATLGATFQPTELLNISITHVLTPVIQKEPDQNPV from the coding sequence atgttacagtaTGACTTGCAATTCGAACCCAGAACGGCGATAAAATCCCAAGCCCTAGCAGATTTTGTCTCTGACTTCTGCCCTGCTACTCGTGGGGAGGCAGAAGAAGGAATGCTGACAATAATGGGGAGCCAGGATAGCGAGATATGGACCCTATACATTGACGGAGCCTCAAATGCAAGGGGAGCCGGTGTGGGTTTGGTCCTTCGATCACCTAAAGGTGATCTGATAGTACAAGCTATTAGGTGTgagttcaaggcaaccaacaacgaAGCCGAGTATGAAGCCTTTATACTTGGGATGCAGATGGCATCGGGGCTTAAGGTAAGGAACCTGAGGGTGTATAGTGACTCCTTACTTGTGGTAAATCATATAAACTACGAATATGTGGCGCGTGATTCAAAAATGATAGCCTACTTGAAGATAGCCACAGAGAAAAAGTCAAAGTTTAGAACATTCAAGATAACTCAGGTGCCacgagatcagaacgtggaagcagacgccctagcaacaTTAGGGGCCACCTTCCAGCCCACAGAACTACTAAACATATCGATTACCCATGTGTTGACCCCAGTCATCCAGAAGGAGCCAGATCAGAATCCGGTGTAA